The genomic interval acagagacttcatttcactaggatgaccataggtaacatgatctcaatcctgaatgagttggaaactcctgtctttgagggcggtcctttgatttgcacaagtgcgagtggccagattgccgactcaaacctaccactttggggattcgtctaatttgggagctgggaactcagctacacaagatggaattcacttcttccccgaagcaggggtaagtagatagattactcccttaagggctgatttcggggcttgaacgatgtggcgccacacaccttcacATGGCCCGAGAGATGTCCATACATAGtatgactatgttgtattgttcattagagggatcagtggtacttaaggagttagatgtaactacataggcaaaaggtaaattggcccagctatacttacgagcatctatgaagggttatcgtactgttgattcattatatccaatggacatagaaatatatctgtggtgagaagagtgttgggattggtgtcctaattctcttgaaatctcgtagtttgtaatttatacatattgttatgaataaaataagagttattttatctggtatttactcatatccaataaacaaagctccatggttattgtatgtaaacttcaacatgtatatgagatatacaaatggatcattccttaagtgatatgagatatacaagtggatcacgccttaagtgataacctaaataggtctatagtataaggattaaggtgggatacctgatcctggtgacactacggatacagctcgctttgtagaggtttgcaagtgttgtgaactactacaatggtagatcctgaccattcatgtagagacatgcgagtggggtgtcatatacaaagagtttgtataagactagaccacgagataactagactctttatataacgtcgttgatacctaaacgaccataggtgacatgaccttaatcttgagtattttgggaactcctgcctttgatagtggtcatttgattagtatgggtgagagtggccaaattgccaagtcaacatgcctatctttttggggacttgtctgatttgggagttgggaactcagtcacacaagatggaattcattctttccccgaagaaggggtaagtagatagattgctcccttaagggctgattctggggcttgaacataatggtcacaacttctctttagaagataggactcaatcatagtagaactatgacttatgttcattagagaaatcaatggtacctaagaagttagatgtaactataggggcaaaacggttattggcccagctgtacttacgagccatctgtgaagggttatcgcattgttgattggttgatataaaCACATAATATATCCGTAGTAAGGAAAGTTTAattgtcggtttttagtggagtgcctggcagttaacggatggtagatctcgtgactacaaagtttagtcagttattcacatatcgttggagcttcgagctacaggtccataaattccccttggtagctcaatggattcaagttgagaatcaattcttggtgttgatttgaaatgttcaaattaataagaggtaattcgattatatatgatatgatcggtgtgatgtatgagattcATCAAGTagagggttaatgtaaatgaaatttacattaagtgccgtgaaataaaaaaagagttatggtttatatgtttcatgagatgaaatattaaaactatagattataaatatagtatgataagttggttatcatatatatttataataatattaattattggataattatctctttttctctaataaccaattgagtgggaggttattggtggttccattgtaaccgtgagataaaagaaaaatttttttcctaaatttagtagtttatgatagagagtttctattctcgaaaattactcacggtggttgtcaagtaaattagatttgctaaacgataaCTGAAGAAAGACTAGACGATCTTGGAGtatttctatacgatagatcacTCAGCTAGCCgattagttaaacgatcgtgcagcttttgctaaacgatcgtatagcatttgttaaacgattgggcatcgtctatacgatagaatttGACacctcccacttactcaatcgtttacacgattactgtctcttatacacatctagatgtgtataagagacagcgatagaccttgtcatctcccacttactcaatcgtttacacgattattcttccttcagtctcttcctctaaccaagtccacacagagcccacacttctagattctcacatcgagaataccaaggtagccattgtggtggtgtcgtactcaactcgacacagtcgaggttTTATGGAGGTTGTTCACTATTTTTGTGATCTTGGTGATCATTGTGTTCGAGATTGTTGTGGATCGTGCAATGTAGCGGTCGTAgtgatcgagcattcgtgattgtCGTTTTGTTGTGAATGAGCGTTCGTGAttaagggtgttgaagatgagtcttcaaaggtatatgtaATTCTTCCCTTGATTGTATAGAAAAACATATTGTAATTTGgttttgtgcatagcctgtatgtttctgtttcttcattgtaattgttaatgttcaaatacgattgaaatttggaacgatccttccgctactcatggaaatcctcatgtccgattttcttcaaagagtgcagttgtcggtctttaatggaatgtctagcagttaacggatggtggatctcgtggttaaagagtttagtcagctattcacataccgttggaggttcgagtcataggtccataaggtccccttggtaactcaatggattcaagttgagaattagtttttgggtcaatttgaagtgtttaaattgacaagagggagttcgattatatatgatatagttgacatgatgtatgagatacattaattggacgaaaattatataaatatgatttatatttagtggaggagaaaaggactatggttcataCGTTGCATAAGATGTAATATTAAAtcgtaggttataaatataataagattatatttattttttaatttaacaattatgggaCAATTGTGCCGGCTTTTTCTCCGTAATCGAATGAGTTAGTAGGAGGTTGCATTcaatttttgtaactgaaggataaaatgaaaatggttttcattttgcaaaaagattAGATATTCGCTCACCGAGTAGTACACTGCCTATCACCTAGTAAACCGAGAGCATACATGATAGCTcaatgtttactaaacgatcgtgtacacgcgcacctttttcctaaacaatcacataaaattacctaaacgatcgtctagcattttctaagcgatcgcgTGCCTgagcattttactaaacgatcgtctatacgatcttgtccttttttctacacgatcgtgtacctttacttaaacgatcaagcatccgtctatacgatagacacctgATATCTCCCGTTTGCTTagtcgtggtaaacgatcgtccCTTCCTcttttcctctaccaaatccaataaagcccacacctcatggattctcactccaagaataccaagggttccgagtggtggtgtcttccttgTTATCGAGTTCGTGAGAAGTCCATTGGTGGGTAGATGACagtgatttggtggacgatttaTTTGGCTTGCATAGTGAGAGCGAGAGGTGCAGTCCTgggacgagagcgagatttgaaaggcgaagaagagttcttcaactggtatgtatcttgttctcttgttgttgttaaagttcaaagcatgtcgtaatttattgttaaatgcatagcttgtttgtttgattgtaaatgcggtatttctgtcacagtgagtttggaacaatcttgcttctgaTCAGAGGTGCTCTttgataaaagttccttcacTATGTTCATCCAAGGAGGCAAAAGTCTTATATAGATAAAATGAGCCATCCGAATGATGAAGTTTATGGTTATGTAGATGCAGACTATTCAGGGGACTTGGACAGAAGATGTTCCCTATCAGGCTATGTTTTCATGTGGGGGAACAATTTGATTAGTTGGAAAGCTACTTTGCAGCATGTTGTGGCCCTTTTCACAACAGAGGTTGAGTTCATCGCATTGTCTGAGGCTGTGAAGGAAGGTTTATGGCTGAaaggtttactaaacgatttcgACATAATACAAACAAAAATCAGAATTTATTGTGATAACCAGAGCACAATATACCTATCTAAGAATCAACAGTTTCACTGCAGAACCAAGcatatcaatatcaaatatcatttcATCAAACAAGAGATTGAGAAAGGGGAAGTTGAGGTAATGAAGATTCATACCTCTGATAATGCAGCTGATATGCTAACTAAAATCGTTCCATTAAATAAGCTTGGCATATGCTTAGATCTTCTTGGGTAGCTCAAGTCAGCTCAGTGAAGCAAAGAGGGAAGGAACTCTGGATGCTTacaaaggtggagattgttacaGAAATACTCGAAATCAAGAAGTAGAACAATACAGTTGGCAGTTGAACCGTTGTCGACCTCTTTCTGTTAAgtgttgtaaccaccagagcttCATCGTTGACCGATTCGCTTGCACATATATAAACGAAATCGAATGTGAGATTAATGTAAGAGTGAATAAAAAACCGAGAGAGCAAAGCATTCATTCTATAATACTTTGAAGagtaataaaagagaacctCCCAATTTGCACAGTGGATGTAGGCCTTTGGCCGAACTACTTAAACTCTCGTGTCTTTTCTTCTTacctctacgatcgtttagattttgctaaggTATCTTTTACACGGTCATATAGTTCCTATTGCAtcgacgatcgtttagttcctcagttgtcgtctatacgatcgtctagcttcaatcaactatcgtctacacgatcatctaacGCTTCCTCCTATCGTTTACTTAATTGAATTATCCTTTAGTTCTTGGtacatcgtctacacgatcgtgcagtcTTTTGGTAAACGACAGAAGGATTTTCAAGCATCAACATTCTATCTCCcctgactcttgaattgttatcaACCGTTATATCTTAGTGTTTTGTGATTATTAACGTAAAGATCTAGTCATCTAGGACATCAACCTTTGCTTAGAAGTCGAAGGTTGAATCCTCCATCTGCAGCcacggaaaaaaaaaatagatataggAAATAAGAAGGGATGGATATAATATTCTCCTCGAAAATATATAGGTAAAAGTAATATGGGGATATCCCAATATAAGATGAACATTATTTTAGTTCCAGCAGGTCCTTAgtatttggattctcacactcaattattaaagaaatataataaatcaCATCAAAAGAGCAATCCTACGTCATCATATGCATACTTAGGAGACACGTAGtcctcaatattttttttttatttcattccaTTAATTTATTActggattatttttcatattcttCCACGACAAGTTAAaactttgaattattttttaaaaattgtatttgactatttatttctctttatttaCCGTTAAGGATTTTATATTGAATTTGGTCTTTTGTTCAAAAAGATCAATTGtaagttcaaaattttataatataaacagATCACATCTTGTAAAGAAACCAACAAATTTTTAGATATAGTGTATCCAATATAAAATAGAAGATATACATGAAGTAGGTAGcgtgaattttaaaatataaaaaataataacaaaactaaaaaaaaaaatagagtgaTATGAGTTTATGCACTTGATTCATAGCACAAATAGTAATGATAACtttatgaaaaataagaataaatttCCAACTTCAGAAACTTCTTCTCCAATTTTACAAACAATTCTTTTAATGGACAGCGTTTTGTATTATAAATCAGAATAGAATATTGCCAAATCAATTCATAAAGTAAAGAAATGACAGTTATCTAAAGCAACTAACTTTTTAcatctatatataaaaatgaaacaTGTATATATCGAGGCAAAGTTCAATagtctctctcttttattttttaaaagttaaacaaTCGTAGAAGTATTTGATTCTCTTACCTTTACTCAATTAAGCATATTGTTTCACTATATGTATATACTTAGATTACAATCGAATCAACTcaaatatagtttaataaataaCGACGCCCAATATCATAATTGAGATCAAAAGTTCAATTTTCGTTGTATTCAAATATAACTTAATAACTTTAATATTAACCGATATCATTTCATTCTTCAATATCAATCAAGTCTACCAATTTCATTTTTCAGATTATGCatgaaattatgaaaaaaaaaaattgaatattatttatGTCGGTTTTTGACCATtaaccaaatattttttttaaaaaaaataattctacAATATCAAAATCAAAAGCTAGATTACCAATAGTAGGCTAGCAGTGAAATGGGTTGAAGGGGAGTCAACGACTCTTATAGTTAGTAAATTATAATAGTCTGTATTTGAGGTGAAGATATTTTTAGtctaaattataataatctatatttgagatataaactattttagtctagataagaaatagtaaacaatAATGTAAGAGTTTGAAGTTAATAATCACTCTACTAACCTCAAGTTCGGGTCAAACACCCCATTAAATATTATTGCACTTATAGTGATGTTAGGACAACATAAATCGTAACATAAATCATAACACATGTAGCTACTAATATACAGGGTTAAATTAAGGCATGGTAATTGTCTTCTTGCTGTTGGTTATGttattttgtattatatttttcttctgtTGGGTCTCGAAATTTGACCTGCCAAGGCAAAATTGTAATTGacaacaaataattaaaaattaggctgcctttttttccctctctacAAAAGATTAGGTTAAATGTAGGCTTGAAGAGTAGACTCAAACCAAACAAGCCAAGAGGCTGCGAGCTTGGGTTGGCCCACTAATCCTTCTACTACACCTAATCAAATACGTAACTATATTTTTAGTCAactctaaactttaaatatcCCTAATATAcccctctttttttctttttttttttcttcttcaaacttCAAAGCTTCAACAAAAACAACCTCGCCAACTCAATTCGAACCCTCTAGACCCTTTGAAGTTTGACCCTTCTCTTATAAGTTAACATTACATAAACTTACAAGTTACAATCCCCTTCATAACTCTACCtcccttcttctcttttttctttgttattattATGGGGACTTTAGTGGGTCATGTAGCGCCCGGGTTTGGGTTCTTCATCATTGGCCTATGGCATCTCTTCAACAATACCAAAATCGAAGCTCGTAACAACGATCCTCCAAATACCGTTAAATTCCTCTCATGGTTCCCCACTTCAAGATTCAAGTACTTAGAGCCGTGTCTGATCATGGTTGGCGCCTCGGCCTCCATAGCCATGGAGTTATTCATCGGCCCACAACAGCACCAGCCGTTCGACACGGACGGCACCATCCCTTCCTACCATCTCCACAACTTCGAACACTCCAACATTTCCATGACTTTCTTTGTGTTTGCTGCCTTTTGCGTTGTTTTGGATCGGCTTCGTCCGAAAGCTTATTTTGAGCTGACACAGTTTGTTGGGGGTGTGGCTTTTGGGCAAGAGCTTCTCTTGTTTCACCTTCACTCGGCTGACCATATGGGCCCTGAAGGACAATACCACTTGCTTCTTCAGCTTCTTGTGTTTGTGTCTTTTGCCACAACTCTCCTTGGGATTGCTTTTCCCACTAGCTTCTTGGTGGCGTTTGTGAGATCTCTTAGCATTGTTTTTCAAGGCCTTTGGCTTATGCTCATGGGCTTCGCGCTTTGGACTCCTTCTTTCATTCCTAAAGGTATGGTAACCAAAAAATTATTCACAGATATTTCCAGAAAATTTTTgtctaaatatttttcaaaaatttatgaCGGCGGaaaataatttgacaattattgGTTCTCTCTTTTATAAAAAGTGGAAAATTAAGTTTGTAGCTAGTTTGTTTCTATCTTCTTTTCGTCTCATCTACAAGTAATTTAACGAAGGGGTAATAAGACAAGAGGTATTTTTcacaaacttttattttatattaaatcatcaaccaatttaaaagtttaaatgaaTTGATTTCTTATCACCataaatgaccaaaataaatatttaatgatcttgaaatctataaaccaaattgaaacaaatttcaaatttaaaaattaaaattttgatattgaattaaaactaaactcaagacttaagaattaaatgtaacattttaaaatctaactagatattaaataaaaactacGCCCCGAATTTAAGGCAAAAATGCattttcccttattttttaaaagaatgggaaaaaaacattcttttggTAGTTTTCTATCCTCATTTCTTGTTTGCCAAGACACACAATGGTTGGTAAATAATTAATACCTATCCGTTTACGTGGATTTGTTGAAATCTGTCGTtgtagtagttttttttttttttaaatgattatttttatatttttcttttttatatatatataaaaaaaatgagtatGAAATTAGTTGCAGATTAGATTGCATTTGTCCAAATAATAACATTGATAAAGAAATTATAGTATGGTATATTAAAATAATGGATTTGATATATAATTGTATAATATATAGGTTGCTTTATGCACTTGGAAGATGGGCACAAGGTGGTGCGTTGCGCCGGGGAGGAGCCACTTCAGCGAGCCAAGGCGCTGATCAACCTTCAGTTCAGCTGGCTGTTAATTGCACTCACCATTTTCGCTTTATCATTTCATTTGCTTCTGCTTAAACTATACCAACAAGAAACGCCCAAGAACGCCGCCCACTACTTTTCATTAATGACCGACGACGAAGAAAAAGCATTAGAAGCAGCTGCCTCAACAAAACTAACACCATACGACGTCGCTTCCAGGAGTTTCATTCAAATGGGCCACAAGTTCACGGAAACGGACATGGAAAGGTAGAAACAAACTTCAAACCAAATGGATAAgccttaaatttaaaattattgagtGTGTAATCTGTATATATGGTTtgtttgattattattattattcattgtGTTTGGGTGGGCTCCACacctttcattttcattttgtgttAAATTTTAAGCCAAGCTTAAAATTCATGTGAAAAGCAGGCTTAGCTTAGCTCAAAACAAACACCTTTGCTCCATAATCAAAATTGTTACCATCATAATAAACTCTTTTATTAttcataatttataaaatattattaatatatttaaatggattccactttttatattataatggattgattatatttattgaaaaataaacgtggcctaattttgaaaaatacttaAGTGCTTcccaaataatatttatttttgtacatCCCATCAAATTGTCCAATTATAACTTGTCATGTGacaaatttcttaaaatattttgattcttttttttatgtGAGTGATGAAAGGGGATGTATACATGAAGATCGGTACATCTTGACATACACCAAAATATTACTTCTATTTTCGTCCATGATCAATACATTTGTGGATTGAGGTAAATTTTAGATCAATATACCACAATTTAATCTGTTAGGTTATGATTAATCAGTTTATCTTTTTCGTgttgatttctttttcttccacgaAGATTTGAATCTtttgcaaatattattttaataaattttggggTTGCCCTCATGTTTCTGCAATacatagaaaaacaaaataaaaaaaactatataatttTTCATAATGTTAAAATTGTtgagaatattttcaaatataacaaaatatcactgtatatcaatgatagaccgtgatagacatctatcagtgtCAGTGATGGATATCTACGGTTAGCGTTGGCAACGGGGCAGGAGAGGGGGATGtattccccatccccatccTGGTGGAGATTTGTAATCTTCATCCTcaccctattttccattttGGGAAGTCGGAGTTGGGGTCGAGGAATCCCCATTCGGGGGTCGGGTCCCGCGGAGAAAAATTTtcgtttatattttattttgaattatttatttgtttaaaactaattaaaatttgatattttatattgaaattataaGGGAGCGTTTGGGGCAAAAACTATCCTAAGACTATTGTAACCATATATTActacagtaaatactattttaaaaccCCCAATTAACTAtagtcaacactatttcaaaacacTCATTtactaaaactaaaataatctacatccAAAACACAATTTATTATAACCTTACTATAATAatctaagactataataaccaactctttATCCCAAACGTCTTCTTAATGTTTTAGACAacaaattagtattattattattttatgtatttaaattaataatttaaaaaatacttaagACTATAGTAACCAACTCCTTATTTCAAACGTCCCTTTAATATTTTAGACAataaattagtattattattattttatgtatttaaattagtagttttaaaaaattatacttttttgctgtaattttaatataaagttaaagttaattatattataaaaagaaattaataaaaaattaataaaaacagtATGTCAAGCTActgttatataaaatttataataacatTAAGCCAAccttgttgttgttattattatattattattattattatttattattattattattattattattattatatatatatataataatataataataataattaataataattggGATGGGGTTGGGTCAAGGATGGAGTGGAATACTCTCCCTATTTTCGATTGGGGACCTATTTTGTGTTCTCGGTTTGACCTATCCTTGTTTAAATTGGGGATTCTTCATCCCGATCGAAATGATTATCTGTAAGAATTTTTACCAATCATAATCATAGTCTATTGTTGATAAATAGtaagattttgttatatttagaAAGAagttaatttgtttttctttatttcaaaataacagCGGACATAAGATAAGGAAGATAATTAATGGCTTAATTTGAAGAATGGTAGGTTGGATGTACATGTAAAATCGTGAGGAAGTGGAAAGTAGAAGTTGGGCTCAAATTTCACATTGTCCCATCAATTATTTCGTACAAACTACACCTGAGATGGACGTTTGAAAACGACCATTCAATTTAATTCcactaatataatattaaatcagtaattaatttgatttatgaaTAATTTAAAGCACTTGTGTTTCACAGGTTCCAAGTAGAGTTTTGAAAAATCTTTAGCGTATGTTGCATTTATCTTTTATCTCTGTGCAATTTATTCCTTCTGTCCAGCCATGATTTGTTATGAATTTATAATGAcaacattttttaatatataatttttagtgattttctttttgttgggCTCACTACGATAAACAAAGGGTGAAGATGCATGAAAAGGATGGGTTTAGAATGACTCAAAAAAAGCTTTTCAAAAATCCTATAAAAAAGGGTGAAGATGCATGAAAAGGATGTATTTTTATTTAAGCATTcttgatataaaaaaaatccttaaaataaaaattcgtATGTGTTTGATAATTCTTTCTAAAAAGTGTTCTTATATACGAAATAATTGTACGAAAGGCACCTAATATAGGGGTCCAAATGAAAAGTAAAccaatatttaaaaatcaattaattttggccTTTTGTTTATGCCAGTACCATGAGAAACTACCACTTTAATTCCAATGcacttcttccttcttcttcgtTTTGCAGTTGCTCAAtctgcaaaagaaaaaattttacaTCTTTATTATGCGTTCATcttcttttttatcttttgcattcttcttcttccgcttcttctccttcttctggTTCCTGTTAGTTCTACCGcgccttcttttttttttttccttcttcttcttccattttttcctgtgttcttcttcttcttcttcttttcctacgcttttcttcttcttcttcttcttcttcttcttcttcttcttcttcttcttttcccacgtgtttcttcttcttcttttccagcgcttttcttcttcttcttccttattctccatttttttttcttttccttcttcgttttgcagttttttttttctgaaaaagaaaattacagtTGTGTCTGATGAAGAACAAGAGGCCAAAACGAGAAGCCAGAGGAGAAGCAAGAGGAAGAATATGAACAAAAGGAAAAGTCGAAAAAAATTATAGTTATACCTGATGAGGAACAAGAAAAAGGAATGAGAAGTGAGAATTAGTTAAAGCGCCAGACCCTTCGTGCTTGATCTGTGGAGACAATATGGTATTTTCACACGGGATTGACGTAAACAGGAGGTCGTtttcgaacaaatttgaatCTTGGGCCAAATTTCATTTGGGACCCTAAAAAGAGACCTTTCATACAAAACCCCCTATATATACAAGTTTGTTTGATTTATTATATTCTAAAGGTATTTAGTAATGTCAAAACTATAAAGGAGGTGGCTAGCAGCAGTAGCACGAAGGTGGTGGCTAGAGGTGGCTGATGGCAGTTACAGAAGCTTGTCCGTGATAGTGGTCGGAGTAGGTTTTTAGTGGTGGCTGCCCACAAAGGATGGTGGTAGCCACGACAACATAGTGAAAGTGAGAATTAGGGAGATATTGACCATTAAACACtaggaaaaaaaacaatcaaaaagTTGGTTTCAAGTGTTTAGATTTGTTAGGATAGAGGTCATGCGAATGTCACAAAGTCAAACTCACTTTGACTTCTGAAAATATAtcttaatttgtgctaaagtCGTTTGTGATTgcgatttttaaaattcaaaatcaataacatATCTTATAAGATTTACTTAGTTTTTTAGTACAGTATCCTATTTATGATTGCCAATTTACCATCTTCAATCGGCctacatttctttttctttaaaaaaaaaaaggaaacttCACTAAGCGTCAAGGGCAAGAATTTACGCACAAGTCTATAGCAACCAAGGAGATAGCCCAATTCGGGAAGAAATTACACCAAACACCACAAATTCTATATTTCATAGCTCCTCACAGTAGTTTCATGGGCAACAGAATTCAAACTTCACTTTACATgaacaattttttgttttctaaaaaacAGCGTGTACTCACGAAACTATAAATCAGACATTGAACTTCATAATAAGAAACATAAACACCATTGAGCAAATTAACAGCCACAGAAAGTTTGGTTCAACAATATTGTCCGAGAAGCTTGGTCAAGAGAGAGGCACATTCCTTCTATAATAGCTTTCACTTCGGATGATGGTGTTCTGGCTCAATATCCAAACACTCCAAGCCAAGAGCCCTTACACCTCCAAAAGAGTAATGAAAAACAACACCCATTTCGAGCAGTGAAAAGTTCAAGTTTAATAATAACTATTAGTCTATTACATAAAATTTCAAGTTCAATAATAACTATTATTAGcgtataaaataaaaacaccatgACGAATGACTTGAGtgagttttcttcttcatttttggTCTTTTCACTTCtattgttggaaaaaaaattacgaATACATTAAATCAAGAGGATATttataagtaataataatatttgatcgtATGGTAGCAAAACTTACAAATAAAATCATCATTATACTCCAAATCTAATTCCTTATTTCAAAACAACAGAATGGGTTCTCTACAAAACAAAtcatgcaaaattaaatatattaattatttgagcataaTACATGTTAGATATGTACAATAAATAGTTCATTTAATTACCTTACTCAATATTTTCACAAGCCTCTAACTCTTCAAGTTGTGGGTGGAAACTTTGTGTACATATCAAGGCCTCCATTGTTTTTAGAGTCAAAGAACTTCAAAAGGAATCAAGAATCCTCCTTTCGTTACTAAACGCAGATTCAGAAGTCACTATAGATATCGGAACCGCTAAAACATCTCAAAC from Benincasa hispida cultivar B227 chromosome 10, ASM972705v1, whole genome shotgun sequence carries:
- the LOC120088575 gene encoding transmembrane protein 45B-like, encoding MGTLVGHVAPGFGFFIIGLWHLFNNTKIEARNNDPPNTVKFLSWFPTSRFKYLEPCLIMVGASASIAMELFIGPQQHQPFDTDGTIPSYHLHNFEHSNISMTFFVFAAFCVVLDRLRPKAYFELTQFVGGVAFGQELLLFHLHSADHMGPEGQYHLLLQLLVFVSFATTLLGIAFPTSFLVAFVRSLSIVFQGLWLMLMGFALWTPSFIPKGCFMHLEDGHKVVRCAGEEPLQRAKALINLQFSWLLIALTIFALSFHLLLLKLYQQETPKNAAHYFSLMTDDEEKALEAAASTKLTPYDVASRSFIQMGHKFTETDMER